TCTTTAGAAAAAGATAAACTTTGATGATTGGTATAAGTCGGGCGCTGTTCTCAGAGCCCCTATTGCGAATTCATCGCCGGACAAGTTTCTATATCATTTTTCTCAGGTTATCAAGTTTCATTTCAACTTCACCCTACTTGTCGCCTTCCGAACTCACTTCATCTATGACACCTGACATGTGGTCGTCATGTTCGGCTTCGATCGTCGAAGACGCACCTATATAGTTTGTTTTTAACCAATCAGCAGTGCTAAAATGAACTTTTTTTGATATACCGGCGTACTTGGCTACCGTTGGTACAACCTGGTTTAGCGGAACGGTTTTATACGCATAAGGTAATTCCTCATTGTAATCATAGCTGAAAGTAAAAGGTGAACTTGGCGGGTTCGTCTTGCTCATATTTTCTACTCCAACGATATGCGAAGACCAAGCCCATTTCCCGATTGTTGATTTGTCATACCACGTGATTCCTTTAGTAAACAAGTTATCTCCATTATGATCCCAGCTGCTTCCAATATATGACCCGCTGCTATTCGTTACTTTTGAATTTACAATTAAACTATGGTTGATCGCATCTTTAAATAATTCATTAAAAGGTGCGCTCATATTGCCTATATCGTCACCTTGACGTTCTGCACCTATCAACGGTTCATTAAAAGCATTATAGACATTGGTATCTGCTGCTATCGATGCACCATTCCTTGCATTCACTCCACGTGATAATGTATCACCGCCATATTTTGAGATGGCGTTTACACGATCCATGACGCTCTGATGCGTTGAATTATCAAAGAAATTATTAAAAATATGGCCCGTTCCTTGACGAATCATTGGCAAACGTTGCCCAACATTCGTATATCGATTGTACGCCATGGTCAGTCTGAGTCTCTGGTTTCCATCTTTGATCTCGACTCCAGTAGGACTAATATAGTTCGTGTAATCCTTATCGCCGGAGCCTACCAAATGCACTTTAGAGTGATAGGCTGCATACGCCATAATCTGATTTTTGGTAGCGCCTTCATTACGCATTTTATAGTAAACACTGGTTGCTGGGTCTAGATCGCCTGCTGAATATTTTTGCTCCATATACTCGATTGACTGATAAATAGAACTGCTCTCATCCGGATCTTCCGATGCTTCTAATCCGAACTCATTCCAAGAAAACGTTACATTGGATGCACCATTTTCCATGTCAATCATGCCATCTGCCGCTATAGAAAACTTACAGTGGTCGATCCATACATTATTAGCGCCATTCACCTTGATAAATGACCAACCTACCTCTTTGTGCTTACCGGAATCGTCCCACTGCCACATTTCATCAAAATTGAGATTTCTTATCACAATATCGTTAGAAGTACCCTGCAGTTTTATTTCCGCATGTTTAATGCTCTTGCCTGATGTAGAGAAAATAGTTAACCCATCAACATTCGATATGCTTAATTTAGATACTCCGGAAGCGATTAAGAGCGGATTCGTGAATCCTTTCTGTGGTTTGGGATAATTCGCAACAAAACTATACTTGGATCTTTCAGTTGAATCTAAAGCCAATTCAGTCCATCCTAAGTTAATATCATCCGCTACTTCAATCACTTTTACAGTACCATTACTCGCATCCAAAATTGCCTGCA
This genomic window from Paenibacillus hexagrammi contains:
- a CDS encoding pectate lyase family protein, which translates into the protein MKKLVSSLVMGSLLVTSSYMVASSNAEAAVITSIPHTTKVEKRFDSSFLSVTGYASLGVNDRSSYIGTSYYRTVSNGREFLQAILDASNGTVKVIEVADDINLGWTELALDSTERSKYSFVANYPKPQKGFTNPLLIASGVSKLSISNVDGLTIFSTSGKSIKHAEIKLQGTSNDIVIRNLNFDEMWQWDDSGKHKEVGWSFIKVNGANNVWIDHCKFSIAADGMIDMENGASNVTFSWNEFGLEASEDPDESSSIYQSIEYMEQKYSAGDLDPATSVYYKMRNEGATKNQIMAYAAYHSKVHLVGSGDKDYTNYISPTGVEIKDGNQRLRLTMAYNRYTNVGQRLPMIRQGTGHIFNNFFDNSTHQSVMDRVNAISKYGGDTLSRGVNARNGASIAADTNVYNAFNEPLIGAERQGDDIGNMSAPFNELFKDAINHSLIVNSKVTNSSGSYIGSSWDHNGDNLFTKGITWYDKSTIGKWAWSSHIVGVENMSKTNPPSSPFTFSYDYNEELPYAYKTVPLNQVVPTVAKYAGISKKVHFSTADWLKTNYIGASSTIEAEHDDHMSGVIDEVSSEGDK